A part of Laspinema palackyanum D2c genomic DNA contains:
- a CDS encoding YifB family Mg chelatase-like AAA ATPase: MLATVWSASLVGINAVKVGVEIDVSGGMPGIVVVGLPDTAVQESKERVKAALKNSSYAFPMRRIVINLTPADLRKEGPCFDLPIAIGILAASEQVSPQLLGDFLFLGELSLDGTLRPVAGVLPIAAAAQEMGITALVVPEGNVGEAAVVKGLQVYGCGHLCDAIALLNNPSQFKPVTLDGDVPFAPHPFGGLDLQDVKGQAHGRRALEIAAAGGHNLIFVGPPGSGKTMLAKRLPGILPPLSFEEALEVTQIYSVVGLLKNRGALIGDRPFRSPHHSASGPSLVGGGSYPKPGEISLAHRGILFLDELTEFKRDVLEFLRQPLEDGRVTISRTKQSVEFPAQFTLVASTNPCPCGYFGDPIQPCTCSPRHREQYWAKLSGPLMDRIDLQVAVNRLKPEEITRQTTGEGSEPVRKRVQAARDRARERFKAEPNIRCNAEMQTAQLRQWCPLDDATRNLLEGAIRKLGLSARATDRILKVARTIADLAGDDPINISHVAEAIQYRTIDRMQ; encoded by the coding sequence GTGCTTGCTACAGTTTGGAGTGCATCGTTAGTTGGGATTAATGCGGTCAAGGTCGGAGTCGAAATCGATGTCTCGGGGGGAATGCCGGGAATTGTTGTGGTGGGATTGCCCGATACCGCCGTGCAAGAGTCCAAGGAACGGGTGAAAGCTGCCCTGAAAAATTCCAGCTATGCTTTCCCCATGCGTCGCATCGTGATTAACTTGACCCCCGCCGATTTACGCAAGGAGGGTCCCTGTTTTGATTTACCGATCGCCATCGGGATTCTCGCCGCCTCAGAACAAGTCAGTCCCCAACTCCTAGGAGATTTTCTCTTCCTCGGTGAACTCTCCCTCGATGGCACATTACGTCCCGTTGCCGGTGTTCTTCCCATTGCTGCTGCCGCCCAGGAAATGGGAATTACTGCCTTAGTTGTTCCCGAAGGCAATGTCGGGGAAGCGGCGGTGGTGAAAGGGTTACAGGTTTATGGATGTGGGCATCTGTGCGATGCGATCGCCTTGTTGAACAACCCCAGTCAATTCAAACCCGTCACCCTCGATGGAGATGTCCCCTTTGCACCCCATCCCTTCGGGGGTTTAGACTTGCAAGATGTCAAGGGTCAAGCACATGGACGCCGCGCCTTAGAAATTGCCGCAGCAGGAGGACATAATTTAATCTTTGTCGGTCCTCCAGGTAGCGGGAAAACCATGCTGGCTAAACGGTTACCCGGTATTTTACCCCCCCTGAGTTTTGAAGAAGCTTTAGAAGTTACCCAAATTTATTCCGTAGTGGGGTTACTGAAAAATCGCGGCGCGTTAATTGGCGATCGCCCCTTTCGCAGTCCCCATCACTCCGCCTCCGGTCCCTCTCTCGTCGGCGGTGGCAGCTATCCCAAACCCGGAGAAATTTCCCTCGCTCACCGAGGCATCTTATTCCTTGATGAACTCACAGAGTTTAAACGCGATGTGCTAGAGTTCCTGCGCCAACCCTTAGAAGATGGTCGTGTCACCATTTCTCGCACGAAACAAAGTGTGGAGTTCCCCGCCCAATTTACCTTAGTTGCCAGTACCAATCCTTGTCCCTGTGGCTACTTTGGTGACCCGATCCAACCCTGTACCTGTTCACCCCGTCACCGAGAACAATATTGGGCCAAACTTTCAGGACCTCTGATGGATCGGATTGATTTGCAAGTGGCGGTGAATCGCTTAAAACCCGAAGAAATTACTCGTCAAACCACTGGCGAGGGTTCAGAACCCGTCCGAAAGCGGGTTCAGGCAGCGCGCGATCGGGCCCGAGAACGATTTAAAGCCGAACCCAATATTCGCTGCAATGCCGAAATGCAAACCGCCCAACTGCGCCAATGGTGTCCCCTGGATGACGCCACCCGCAATCTCCTGGAAGGGGCGATTCGCAAGCTGGGACTCTCGGCAAGGGCAACCGATCGCATTTTAAAGGTAGCCCGTACCATTGCGGACCTCGCTGGGGATGACCCCATTAATATCTCCCATGTGGCAGAAGCCATTCAATATAGAACCATTGATAGAATGCAGTAA
- a CDS encoding RNA polymerase sigma factor translates to MTSAVERLTPSSCLHPDRQKDSEFWQQWICYQDELYRDCLHWMKNPTEAEDVLSQAMLKARQQVKTSANAIDNFKGWVKRLTKNLCMDIYRQRDREKTAIQDIQAIAPQGEWANQGENPVHYAMHSELEKFFENSINGLSPKLRETWILYHENDESYQAILEPLQISYSTARKRISDARSILRQQWVQYVSAEENPRPARLNPTQTQQKTPPTPLKPATTILPVTQETPEPAEEPPEQNQPLLEESTGQDNPPSPPFPVAVQTIVTPNPVFKGLEKRIVGAQCNRPPEAYCIAPLQIPLDPARFYRLIRTGFRITPNPVVSSRFSLLAREGGPFDGAQDRLRPYSPTLQGAGFTDLPIPSAISVGAIRESPPQIGQPPTRCGSPALISPRLIGPHPSKVKLPENRLAKGVDKNKVLPIQFSLPIGKAVFPPISISSGSSVIPIKIGIPKILRGPLLPPLPTPAGIPNKFRVLMGQCIKFPILTTTLLPPLEKRVEQFWRVCMDTGGLCRLKQYKIRD, encoded by the coding sequence ATGACTTCAGCCGTTGAGAGACTTACCCCCTCAAGCTGCCTGCATCCTGATAGACAGAAGGATTCAGAATTTTGGCAACAATGGATTTGTTATCAAGACGAGCTTTATCGTGACTGCCTCCATTGGATGAAGAACCCCACGGAAGCAGAAGATGTCCTTTCTCAGGCAATGCTCAAAGCGCGGCAGCAGGTCAAAACCAGCGCCAATGCGATCGATAATTTCAAAGGGTGGGTGAAACGACTCACCAAAAACCTCTGCATGGATATCTATCGCCAACGCGACAGAGAGAAAACAGCCATTCAGGATATCCAGGCGATCGCCCCACAAGGGGAATGGGCCAACCAAGGAGAAAACCCAGTTCACTATGCTATGCATAGTGAACTGGAAAAATTTTTTGAGAATTCCATAAATGGCTTATCCCCGAAGTTACGGGAAACCTGGATTCTCTACCATGAGAATGACGAATCCTATCAAGCCATCCTAGAACCCCTACAGATTTCCTACTCAACCGCCCGCAAACGGATTTCTGATGCCCGTTCAATTTTGCGTCAGCAGTGGGTTCAGTATGTCTCAGCAGAAGAAAACCCCCGTCCTGCCCGTCTAAACCCAACCCAAACCCAGCAAAAGACCCCACCCACCCCTCTTAAACCCGCAACGACAATCCTGCCCGTTACCCAGGAGACCCCTGAACCCGCAGAAGAACCTCCTGAGCAAAATCAGCCCCTTTTAGAAGAAAGTACCGGACAGGACAATCCCCCCAGTCCACCATTCCCTGTCGCAGTACAAACCATAGTCACACCAAATCCAGTATTTAAAGGTCTAGAAAAACGGATTGTAGGGGCGCAATGCAATAGGCCTCCGGAGGCCTATTGCATTGCGCCCCTACAAATACCGCTTGACCCGGCTCGTTTTTATAGACTTATCCGTACCGGATTCCGTATCACACCAAATCCGGTTGTCTCAAGTCGTTTTTCGCTCTTAGCCCGCGAAGGCGGGCCCTTCGACGGAGCTCAGGACAGGCTTCGTCCGTATAGCCCCACCCTTCAGGGTGCGGGTTTTACAGACTTACCCATTCCCTCTGCTATATCTGTAGGGGCGATTCGGGAATCGCCCCCACAGATAGGGCAACCCCCGACAAGATGCGGAAGTCCTGCCCTAATTTCACCCCGCTTGATTGGCCCTCATCCCAGCAAGGTCAAGCTACCAGAAAATAGATTAGCGAAGGGGGTTGACAAAAACAAAGTTTTACCCATTCAATTTAGCCTCCCCATCGGGAAAGCAGTTTTTCCTCCAATTTCCATCAGTTCAGGGTCCTCGGTCATCCCCATAAAAATAGGAATCCCCAAAATTTTGAGGGGTCCATTATTACCGCCTCTTCCCACCCCAGCAGGAATCCCCAACAAATTCAGGGTCTTGATGGGACAATGTATAAAATTTCCTATCTTAACGACCACTCTACTGCCACCCCTCGAAAAACGGGTGGAACAGTTTTGGCGGGTATGCATGGATACTGGGGGCCTTTGCCGCCTTAAGCAGTACAAAATCAGGGATTAA
- a CDS encoding endo-1,4-beta-xylanase, whose product MKVRSFLAYILVMVAIVFAIATTSTATNPELPPRESATESLRSLAAKRDFLIGTAVRPLPLKNEPIYREVLAREYNIIMPEHHLKFAPVHPERDRYDFSVADEIVNFAKEHDIKVIGHALVWFHALPSWVVEGNFSREELLSILHDHIQTVVGHYRGQIYAWDVVNEPVEADGTFRETIWYKTIGPEYIDIALRWAHEADPDALLYINDYGEGLNSKSDSFYLLAKSLQERGAPLDAIGFQTHIGFLSAKDSQEVAENMKRYAELGLDVMFTEMDVPINQFSGTEEEQLAAQGEMYRDFLNICLEASNCKAMLTWGFTDRYTWLTGFTGGKAPLIFDESYRPKPAYSAMWEELKGK is encoded by the coding sequence ATGAAAGTCCGTTCCTTCCTCGCATATATTCTGGTGATGGTGGCGATCGTCTTCGCGATCGCCACCACAAGTACCGCCACCAACCCAGAACTCCCCCCCAGGGAGTCCGCAACAGAATCCCTGCGATCGCTCGCAGCAAAGCGGGACTTTTTAATTGGAACTGCCGTCAGACCCCTCCCATTAAAAAACGAGCCGATCTATCGAGAGGTCCTGGCGCGTGAATATAATATCATCATGCCCGAGCATCATCTGAAATTTGCTCCAGTGCATCCAGAGCGCGATCGCTATGATTTTAGCGTAGCCGATGAGATTGTTAATTTCGCTAAAGAACACGATATCAAGGTCATTGGTCATGCACTGGTCTGGTTTCACGCCCTCCCCAGTTGGGTTGTGGAGGGGAATTTTTCCCGGGAAGAACTCCTGTCCATTCTCCATGATCACATTCAGACGGTAGTAGGTCACTATCGGGGTCAGATTTATGCTTGGGATGTGGTTAATGAACCTGTAGAAGCCGATGGAACCTTCAGAGAAACCATCTGGTATAAAACCATTGGACCGGAATATATTGACATAGCCTTGCGTTGGGCTCATGAAGCCGATCCCGATGCGCTCCTCTATATTAATGACTATGGGGAAGGACTCAACTCTAAATCGGATTCCTTTTATCTGTTAGCAAAATCACTCCAGGAACGCGGCGCACCCCTCGATGCGATCGGTTTCCAAACCCACATCGGCTTTTTATCTGCAAAAGACTCCCAAGAAGTGGCTGAGAATATGAAGCGCTATGCCGAATTGGGTTTAGATGTAATGTTTACGGAGATGGATGTGCCGATTAATCAGTTTAGCGGCACTGAAGAGGAGCAATTAGCCGCACAAGGTGAAATGTACCGGGATTTTCTAAATATTTGCCTAGAGGCATCGAACTGTAAAGCGATGCTGACATGGGGATTTACCGATCGCTATACTTGGTTGACCGGGTTTACGGGAGGGAAAGCCCCATTAATTTTCGACGAGTCCTATCGTCCTAAACCCGCCTATTCTGCTATGTGGGAAGAATTGAAAGGGAAATAA
- a CDS encoding RNA polymerase sigma factor — MKAPTNQIPPLTQEQELLHHLAAGETQAFWQLTQQYRIYLFRCCLKWTNGNSTEAEDLLSQAMLKALDKLPDHAEKITNLRAWLTRLTRNLYTDIYRERRRQVMQMEDIEEVAARGTSAVISGFDSPEEALLHDELGQYLRHAINSLPSRLRDPFILRYWHQIPYQDIAQQLALSLNNIYKRIQQARDILQKRLSRYFSGLDDARLDSSESSKKGDVALSRDDFAAGVAPQCLPPQDCGATREGAIAGGLPLQSDKLIASDSIAPLPQNIGETINYQVTAICLETLHSGWYPSLSPLGWS, encoded by the coding sequence ATGAAAGCCCCTACTAATCAAATCCCACCCTTAACCCAAGAACAAGAACTCTTACACCACCTTGCTGCTGGGGAAACTCAAGCGTTCTGGCAACTCACCCAACAGTACCGAATCTATCTGTTTCGGTGCTGTCTCAAGTGGACAAACGGCAACTCAACCGAAGCGGAAGACCTGCTGAGTCAGGCTATGCTCAAAGCGTTGGATAAATTACCCGACCATGCCGAAAAAATCACTAACCTCAGAGCTTGGCTTACTCGTTTGACCCGTAATCTATATACAGATATCTACCGAGAACGTCGCCGACAAGTAATGCAAATGGAGGATATTGAAGAAGTGGCTGCCCGAGGAACTTCAGCAGTTATTTCGGGGTTTGACTCTCCTGAAGAGGCACTTCTACATGATGAGTTGGGACAGTACCTTCGCCACGCTATTAATTCTCTTCCTTCTCGACTACGAGATCCATTTATCTTGCGTTACTGGCATCAGATTCCCTATCAAGATATTGCCCAACAACTTGCTCTTTCGCTCAATAACATTTACAAGCGCATCCAACAGGCCCGAGATATTCTACAAAAGCGTTTGAGCAGGTATTTTTCAGGGTTGGATGATGCCCGGTTAGATTCCTCCGAGTCCTCTAAAAAGGGGGATGTTGCCTTGAGCCGGGATGATTTTGCCGCAGGGGTAGCGCCCCAGTGCCTACCACCTCAAGATTGTGGAGCAACCAGGGAAGGGGCGATCGCAGGGGGATTGCCCCTACAATCCGATAAACTGATCGCATCAGACTCGATCGCCCCCCTCCCTCAAAACATTGGCGAGACAATTAATTATCAGGTAACAGCAATATGTCTAGAAACACTACACTCCGGGTGGTATCCCTCACTCAGTCCTCTGGGGTGGAGTTGA
- the purB gene encoding adenylosuccinate lyase — protein MIERYTLPEMGELWTETYKFKTWLEVELAVCDAQAELGYIPASAVEEIKAKANFDPKRILEIEAEVRHDVIAFLTNVNEYVGEAGRYIHLGLTSSDVLDTALALQMVASLDLLLSELETAIAAIRYQAQQHRDTVQIGRSHGIHAEPITFGFKLAGWLAEMLRHRDRLVRVRSDIAVGKISGAVGTYANIEPRIEEIACQKLGLEPDTASTQVISRDRHADYLQHLALLAASIERFAVEIRNLQRTDVLEVEEYFSKGQKGSSAMPHKRNPIRSERLTGMARIVRGHAGTALENVALWHERDISHSSVERVILPDACILTHFMLREISELVKNLQVYPENMKRNMNVYGGVIFSQRVMLALVEKGMNREAAYKVVQSCAHQAWNQPDGDFHGAIVKDAAVTEKLSPQEIEDCFDPKYQLRHLDTVYQRLNI, from the coding sequence TTGATCGAGCGCTATACCTTGCCCGAAATGGGCGAACTGTGGACTGAGACCTATAAATTTAAAACCTGGCTCGAAGTCGAGCTGGCGGTTTGTGACGCTCAAGCCGAACTGGGTTATATTCCCGCTTCGGCAGTGGAAGAGATTAAAGCCAAGGCTAATTTTGACCCCAAGCGCATCCTCGAAATTGAGGCTGAAGTTCGCCATGACGTGATTGCCTTTTTGACCAATGTGAATGAGTATGTCGGGGAAGCCGGACGGTACATTCATTTGGGATTAACCAGTTCCGATGTGTTGGACACGGCTTTAGCATTGCAGATGGTGGCGAGTCTGGATCTGTTGCTGTCGGAATTGGAAACGGCGATCGCAGCGATTCGCTATCAAGCGCAGCAACACCGGGATACGGTGCAGATCGGGCGATCGCATGGAATTCATGCCGAACCGATTACCTTTGGGTTTAAACTGGCCGGATGGTTAGCGGAAATGTTGCGCCATCGCGATCGCCTCGTGCGGGTGCGATCGGATATTGCCGTGGGTAAAATCTCTGGTGCTGTGGGAACCTACGCCAACATCGAACCCCGGATTGAGGAGATTGCCTGTCAGAAACTCGGACTCGAACCGGATACCGCCTCCACTCAGGTGATATCCCGCGATCGCCATGCCGACTATTTGCAGCATCTGGCTCTTTTGGCAGCATCTATCGAACGCTTTGCCGTGGAAATTCGCAACCTCCAGCGCACCGATGTCCTGGAAGTGGAGGAATACTTCTCCAAAGGGCAAAAAGGCTCCTCAGCCATGCCCCATAAGCGTAACCCGATTCGGTCCGAACGCTTAACTGGGATGGCGAGAATCGTCCGGGGTCATGCCGGAACCGCGTTGGAAAATGTGGCACTGTGGCATGAACGGGATATTTCCCATAGTTCCGTCGAACGAGTGATTCTGCCCGATGCTTGCATTTTAACTCACTTTATGTTAAGGGAAATTTCAGAATTGGTGAAAAATCTCCAAGTCTATCCCGAGAACATGAAGCGGAATATGAACGTTTACGGCGGGGTAATTTTCAGTCAGCGTGTGATGCTGGCCTTAGTGGAAAAAGGCATGAATCGGGAAGCGGCGTATAAAGTCGTACAATCCTGCGCGCATCAAGCGTGGAATCAACCCGATGGGGACTTTCATGGGGCGATCGTCAAAGATGCTGCCGTCACCGAGAAACTGTCACCACAGGAAATCGAAGACTGTTTCGACCCGAAATACCAGCTAAGACACCTAGATACAGTTTACCAACGCTTAAACATTTAA
- a CDS encoding DUF3887 domain-containing protein: MKKILSLVLLATVAVIDTLPAQAQSFQPLQGVEAIAQATPMVSQAEEFVSLLADGEFNQALQKYDTVARENINTATLETTWQDLVDKSGDFQEIVSTEMVPGEEQDVVLLTTRFEQDTVVLFVIFDGEQQINSFTY; encoded by the coding sequence ATGAAAAAGATTCTTTCTCTGGTTTTACTAGCCACCGTTGCGGTCATTGATACTTTACCGGCTCAAGCTCAAAGTTTCCAACCCCTCCAGGGGGTTGAAGCGATTGCTCAAGCCACTCCAATGGTCTCCCAAGCGGAAGAATTTGTCTCTTTACTCGCTGATGGAGAGTTTAACCAAGCTTTGCAGAAATACGATACTGTGGCTCGGGAAAATATTAACACCGCAACTTTGGAAACAACTTGGCAAGATTTAGTGGATAAATCAGGGGATTTTCAAGAAATTGTTTCTACGGAGATGGTTCCGGGTGAGGAGCAAGACGTGGTTTTGTTAACGACTCGGTTTGAACAGGATACGGTGGTGTTATTCGTTATTTTTGATGGAGAGCAACAAATCAACAGTTTCACCTATTAA
- a CDS encoding tetratricopeptide repeat protein yields the protein MSRNTTLRVVSLTQSSGVELNAYLVLDEKPARIDQKLKTLSEYVQQYPSGWKKRLELANLLYALGRIDQAVEEYRQVIDRQQPLIGVRLQLGKLLQLMGQEAEAVAVYESALAHARNEATRQHICGSIALCRGDTPAAILAFESAASLEPDNAAHWLALGQVQMGRGDAVAALRAFDTVLSLNPDDVVALIDSYDASQAVGNVRQAQLRLSKVLEVAPGDFRALKRLADTRCRMRLVSGEEGKQTKQIIGSLLQLAPDAADARELLAYYHVFRGESANGIGVLKRFTEEHPNHPRGWYSYGRYLFHTGEYQKAAEAMLKAYRLYPQDTEIYRALCEILPAAEMISSPAPLDPPQPPLTRGEPEEAKSSNCKGETHLKVPLAKGDLGGSNPHLKVKGDLGGSNPHLKVPLVKGDLGGSNRQVSLTSIVEEMLDRFPERWSVWTTAGRVLVESFQEIDRGCAVSAKGTQLEPQLPEAWFCHGRVLALARKHREAVEALAQGWHLLPEEGGYLQSVSAAVWLGESYRLLGDEVASRKWLEKACQSQELMEFDPAMAGYWQGRALLGLGDVTAAVEVYRSALSLRLLYPFRGELEEAVKRLNGKRRKGDRAKA from the coding sequence ATGTCTAGAAACACTACACTCCGGGTGGTATCCCTCACTCAGTCCTCTGGGGTGGAGTTGAATGCTTACCTGGTTTTAGACGAAAAGCCAGCCAGAATTGACCAGAAGCTGAAAACCTTAAGTGAGTACGTGCAGCAGTATCCCTCTGGATGGAAGAAACGGTTGGAATTGGCGAATCTGCTCTATGCACTGGGTCGTATTGACCAGGCGGTTGAGGAGTATCGCCAAGTAATCGATCGGCAGCAACCATTGATTGGCGTGCGGTTGCAATTGGGGAAACTCTTGCAGCTTATGGGACAAGAGGCTGAGGCAGTAGCGGTTTATGAAAGTGCCTTGGCCCATGCACGCAATGAGGCGACTCGGCAGCATATCTGTGGATCCATCGCACTCTGTAGAGGTGACACTCCGGCAGCGATACTGGCTTTTGAGTCGGCGGCTTCCCTAGAACCAGATAATGCGGCTCACTGGCTGGCGTTGGGGCAGGTACAAATGGGGAGAGGGGATGCGGTTGCAGCTTTGCGAGCCTTTGATACGGTTTTGTCACTGAACCCGGATGATGTTGTAGCGCTGATTGACAGCTACGACGCGAGTCAGGCGGTGGGGAATGTGCGCCAAGCGCAGCTGCGGTTGAGCAAAGTGCTAGAGGTGGCTCCGGGTGATTTCCGAGCGCTCAAACGACTGGCGGATACTCGTTGCCGGATGAGATTAGTATCCGGCGAGGAGGGCAAGCAGACTAAACAGATAATTGGTTCTTTGCTGCAACTGGCTCCTGATGCGGCGGATGCCCGCGAGTTGCTGGCCTATTATCACGTTTTCCGGGGGGAGTCGGCTAACGGGATTGGGGTGTTGAAACGATTTACTGAGGAACACCCCAATCATCCTAGGGGTTGGTATTCCTATGGGCGTTACTTGTTCCATACCGGGGAATATCAGAAAGCGGCTGAGGCGATGCTGAAGGCTTATCGTCTCTATCCCCAGGATACTGAAATTTATCGGGCGTTGTGCGAAATTTTACCTGCTGCGGAGATGATTTCTTCCCCAGCCCCTCTCGATCCCCCCCAGCCCCCCTTAACAAGGGGGGAGCCAGAGGAGGCAAAGTCTTCTAATTGCAAAGGAGAAACTCATCTCAAAGTCCCCCTTGCTAAGGGGGATTTAGGGGGATCCAACCCTCATCTCAAAGTCAAAGGGGATTTAGGGGGATCCAACCCTCATCTCAAAGTCCCCCTTGTTAAGGGGGATTTAGGGGGATCCAACCGTCAAGTAAGCCTTACCTCAATAGTAGAAGAGATGCTCGATCGTTTTCCTGAACGCTGGAGTGTTTGGACGACGGCGGGGCGGGTGTTGGTGGAAAGTTTTCAGGAAATCGATCGGGGGTGTGCTGTCTCTGCGAAGGGGACGCAACTTGAACCGCAGTTACCTGAAGCTTGGTTTTGTCACGGGCGGGTGTTGGCGCTGGCGAGGAAACACCGGGAAGCGGTGGAGGCTTTGGCGCAGGGATGGCATTTGTTACCGGAAGAGGGGGGTTATCTGCAATCTGTATCTGCTGCGGTGTGGCTGGGGGAGAGTTATCGGCTGCTGGGGGATGAGGTGGCGAGTCGGAAATGGTTGGAAAAGGCTTGTCAGTCCCAGGAATTGATGGAGTTTGACCCGGCGATGGCTGGTTACTGGCAAGGGAGGGCGTTGTTGGGGTTGGGAGATGTGACGGCGGCAGTAGAGGTGTATCGAAGTGCGCTGAGTCTGCGGTTGCTCTACCCTTTTCGCGGGGAGCTTGAGGAGGCTGTGAAACGGTTGAATGGTAAGAGGCGTAAGGGCGATCGGGCTAAAGCGTAG
- a CDS encoding transporter substrate-binding domain-containing protein has protein sequence MALSNFNENTYLQQNADVARAVANGSFNSGLHHWTTFGFKEGRTPQIAFSENFYRDYYPDVATAITNGGFSSGLEHYARFGAAEGRASVASDTRPGSQLQEIIDRGFVRVAVNEDAIGFSQREADGSFSGMGVDFSRAIATALFGDPEAVQYVVVAPGQEFTRVANGAVDIAATLPTHSLLRDATLGVDYSPTVFFDTQGVMVRGNSGINSIEKLQGITIGVLEGTRSRQNLQDAARRAGITLNFQIFPSQDALFAAYDAGRLGAVSINRGVLSNRISTLSNPGNHVILEDNLGKEPLGLIVPENESEWADVVRWAVNAPIQAEFFGINSQNVNEFLDGNSDIKRFLGGEGNLGESLGVSNDFALKIIQQIGNYEEIYNRNFDETALPRNLNELMFVEPGGLVYYPPFSGSDRVNVPLIDNDDRNVLQEVLDRGFVRVGVRNDAQGLGFADENGNLSGFDVDYGRALAASLFGDPNAVEFVIQTSGAQRFSDVANGIVDVTSRNATHNLRRDALLGVDFAPINNYDAQFVVTPTASGITTLEQLAGGRIGVSAGTTSETRLREKLSAAGINAEVVALDNFQTIFQQYINGELDAITGDGGLIISSILTLPVEQRDQHQPFPEVLGEEPLAMVVDENQSQWKDVVSGVTYAIYEALELGLTSENVAESVNSSDPVIRSFLGGEGNIGESLGLTNDFALNAISAVGNWSELVDRNFPGIPVAEATVAPYTEGGSIFSIPFA, from the coding sequence ATGGCCCTGTCTAACTTTAACGAAAACACCTACCTCCAACAAAACGCTGACGTGGCCCGCGCCGTGGCGAATGGCTCATTTAACAGTGGGTTACATCATTGGACAACATTTGGATTTAAAGAAGGCAGAACGCCGCAAATTGCCTTTTCAGAGAACTTTTATCGGGACTATTACCCGGATGTAGCCACTGCCATTACTAACGGCGGATTTTCTAGCGGATTGGAGCATTATGCCCGGTTTGGTGCTGCGGAAGGTCGAGCCTCTGTTGCCAGTGATACTCGCCCTGGTTCTCAGTTGCAAGAGATTATCGATCGCGGATTTGTAAGGGTGGCGGTTAACGAAGATGCGATCGGATTTAGCCAACGGGAAGCCGATGGTTCTTTTAGCGGGATGGGGGTGGATTTTAGTCGGGCGATCGCCACTGCCTTATTCGGGGACCCAGAGGCGGTTCAGTATGTGGTGGTAGCCCCTGGACAAGAATTTACTCGGGTTGCCAATGGTGCAGTGGATATCGCTGCCACCTTGCCGACTCATAGCCTCCTGCGTGATGCCACCTTGGGAGTGGACTATTCCCCCACAGTTTTCTTCGATACTCAAGGGGTAATGGTGCGCGGGAACAGTGGGATTAATTCCATTGAGAAGTTGCAAGGAATCACCATCGGGGTATTAGAAGGAACGCGGTCCCGGCAAAACTTACAAGATGCCGCCCGTCGTGCTGGAATTACCCTCAATTTTCAAATTTTCCCCTCTCAAGATGCCCTATTTGCCGCCTATGATGCAGGGCGATTGGGTGCGGTTTCCATCAATCGCGGAGTCCTCAGCAATCGAATTTCGACCCTATCCAATCCCGGGAATCATGTCATCCTGGAGGACAATCTGGGTAAAGAACCGTTAGGACTCATCGTGCCAGAAAACGAGTCGGAATGGGCCGATGTAGTGCGCTGGGCGGTCAACGCTCCCATTCAAGCCGAATTTTTTGGGATTAACTCTCAGAATGTCAATGAATTTCTGGATGGCAATAGCGACATCAAACGCTTTTTGGGAGGGGAAGGAAATTTAGGAGAATCCTTGGGAGTCTCCAATGATTTTGCCCTAAAAATCATCCAACAAATCGGCAACTACGAAGAGATTTACAATCGCAACTTCGATGAAACTGCGTTACCGCGCAATCTCAACGAACTGATGTTTGTGGAGCCAGGGGGACTGGTTTATTATCCCCCGTTTAGTGGTAGCGACAGAGTGAATGTTCCCTTAATTGATAACGATGACCGCAACGTTTTGCAGGAAGTCTTAGACCGAGGTTTCGTGCGCGTCGGGGTGAGAAATGACGCCCAAGGACTGGGTTTTGCCGATGAAAACGGCAACTTAAGCGGCTTTGATGTGGATTACGGTCGGGCCTTGGCAGCTTCCCTATTTGGCGACCCCAACGCTGTAGAGTTCGTGATTCAGACATCCGGTGCCCAGCGCTTTAGCGATGTCGCCAATGGCATTGTGGATGTCACCAGTCGGAATGCCACCCACAACCTGAGACGGGATGCGCTTTTGGGCGTAGATTTTGCCCCGATTAATAATTACGATGCTCAATTTGTAGTTACTCCAACTGCCAGCGGGATTACCACTTTGGAACAACTTGCTGGAGGCCGAATTGGCGTCAGTGCCGGGACGACTTCTGAAACTCGATTGCGAGAAAAGTTAAGTGCGGCAGGCATTAATGCCGAAGTCGTGGCTTTGGATAATTTCCAGACCATCTTCCAGCAGTATATCAACGGCGAACTGGATGCCATTACCGGAGATGGGGGGCTAATTATCTCCAGTATTCTAACCTTACCTGTAGAGCAGCGAGACCAGCATCAGCCCTTTCCAGAAGTTCTGGGAGAGGAACCTTTAGCAATGGTGGTGGATGAGAATCAATCCCAGTGGAAAGATGTAGTTTCTGGGGTGACTTATGCGATTTATGAGGCGTTAGAACTGGGTCTAACTTCAGAAAATGTGGCTGAATCCGTCAATAGTTCAGATCCAGTCATCCGCAGCTTTTTGGGAGGGGAAGGTAATATCGGAGAAAGTTTGGGTTTGACCAATGATTTTGCGCTGAATGCTATTTCGGCTGTTGGAAACTGGAGTGAATTGGTAGACCGCAACTTTCCGGGTATTCCTGTTGCTGAAGCTACTGTGGCTCCTTATACCGAAGGCGGTAGTATTTTCTCTATTCCTTTTGCTTGA